In Zonotrichia leucophrys gambelii isolate GWCS_2022_RI chromosome 12, RI_Zleu_2.0, whole genome shotgun sequence, a single genomic region encodes these proteins:
- the ABHD14A gene encoding protein ABHD14A gives MLLGRSRLWLLLLGALLALLLYLLLPAARRSRPDEGKRAWRATNGTVRTGMAAGEPPVFYREAPAAAAGPGRPDVLFLHGQAFTSKTWEALGTLALLAGEGYRAVAIDLPGYGDSPPMEMALTAQGRRAFLDRVLQELGMQRPVLISPSMSGRFSLPFLLAHGDRLAGFVPIAPVGTKDFTAEQYRAVQTPTLILYGDHDTGLAPQALQNLQHLPKHRVAVLSGAGHACYLDKPEEFHRALLGFLRQLK, from the exons GGGGCGCTCCTCGCTCTCCTCCTGTACCTCCTGCTCCCGGCCGCCCGGCGCTCACGGCCTGACGAGGGGAAGCGGGCCTGGCGGGCGACCAACGGCACCGTGCGGACGGGGATGGCTGCGGGAGAGCCCCCCGTGTTCTACAGGGAGGCTCCCGCCGCAGCTGCGGGCCCCGGGAG GCCTGATGTCCTGTTCCTGCACGGCCAGGCGTTCACCTCCAAGACGTGGGAGGCCTTGGGCACACTGGCACTGCTCGCGGGAGAGGGCTACCGTGCGGTTGCCATAGATCTGCCCG GCTATGGGGATTCTCCCCCAATGGAGATGGCGCTGACAGCACAGGGCCGGAGGGCATTCCTGGACcgtgtcctgcaggagctgggcatgcAGAGGCCTGTTCTCATCAGCCCCTCCATGAGCGGCCGcttttccctgcccttcctcctgGCACACGGGGACCGGCTGGCCGGCTTTGTGCCCATCGCACCCGTGGGCACCAAGGATTTCACTGCTGAGCAGTACCGTGCAgtccag ACACCCACTCTGATCCTGTATGGTGACCATGACACTGGCCTGgctccccaggccctgcagaacctccagcacctccctAAGCACCGTGTGGCCGTGCTGTCAGGTGCTGGCCATGCCTGCTACCTGGACAAGCCAGAGGAGTTCCACCGGGCCCTGCTGGGCTTCCTGCGCCAGCTGAAGTGA